GCGTTAACAACCCGGCTCATGCTCTTGCATGACCCGCCGCCAACAGGCACCAAGAGGATCGTTGTTCAGGAGCCCGGTCATGGTCGATATCGCCACGCGCGTCTATAATCACAAATGGAAAATCGACCCGATCGTGCGATCGCTGATCGATAATGATTTCTACAAGCTGCTGATGTGCCAGTCGGTGTTTCGCAACCGCCCTGACACGAATGTCACCTTCAGCCTGATCAATCGCAGCAAATCCATTCGCCTGGCCGAGATCATCGACGAAGGCGAGTTGCGCGAACAACTTGACCACGTGCGGGGGCTGTCACTGACGCGGGGCGAAAGCACATGGCTGCGCGGTAATACCTTCTACGGCAAGCGCCAGATGTTCCGGCCCGATTTCATGAGTTTTTTGGAAGGGCTGCAACTGCCTCCCTATCAGCTCGAGAAACGCGACGGGCAATACGAACTGACCTTCGAGGGAAGCTGGCCAGAGGTGATGTTGTGGGAAATCCCGGCATTGGCCATCCTGATGGAACTGCGTTCGCGTGCCGCGCTGAAGGATTTTGGTCGATTCGAGCTTCAGGTCCTCTATGCACGCGCCATGACTCGCGTATGGGAAAAGATCGAAGCGCTGCGAGAGCTGCCCGATTTGCTGATCGCCGATTTCGGTACGCGCCGGCGGCACAGTTTCCTGTGGCAGGACTGGTGCGTGCAGGCGATGATCGAGGGGTTGGGCAATCGTTTTACCGGCACGTCGAATTGCCGGATCGCCATGCATCGCGACATCGAGGCCATTGGCACCAATGCGCATGAATTGCCGATGGTTTATGCCGCGTTGGCGAAGGATGACGATACCTTGCGCCGGGCGCCCTACGACGTGCTGGCCGATTGGCACGAGGAACATGACGGCAATCTGCGCATCATCCTGCCCGACACCTATGGCAGCGCGGGCTTTCTGAAACACGCGCCGGACTGGCTGGCGGGCTGGACAGGGATTCGCATCGACAGCGGGGACCCGGCAACAGGGGCCGAGGCCGCGATCCGCTGGTGGCAGGAACGGGGCGAAGACCCCCGCAAGAAGCTGGTGATCTTCTCGGACGGGCTGGACGTTGCCAAGATCATTGAATTGCACAAGCAATTCCATGGCAGGGTCAAGGTCAGCTTCGGTTGGGGCACCCTCTTGACCAATGATTTTCGCGGGTTGGTTCCGGGTGATGGACTGGCCCCGTTCAGCCTGGTCTGCAAGGCGGTTGCCGCGAATGGACAATCGACCGTCAAGCTGTCCGACAACCCGGCCAAGGCAATGGGCCCGGCGGGTGAGGTCGAGCGCTACAAGCGCGTGTTCGATTTGGGGGATCAGGTCGCCGAGAAGGTTATCGTCTGAGCTCTCACATCCCGGTCGCCAGCCTGATCAACAGGTAGCTTACCGCCCCCAGAAACGCCGTCATAGGCACCGTCACGATCCAGGCCGCGGTGATCGTGGCGACATGGCTGCGGCGTATAAGCAGGCGACGGCGGGTTTCCTCGGCGGGCAATGCCTCGCGGTTGCGGTTGCGGCGCCGGTCAAGCCATTCGCGCACGAACCCCACTCCGAAGATCCCCCCCACAGCGACATGGGTTGTCGATACGGGCAGTCCCGCGCCGGACGCGACCAACACGGTTGCCGCCGTCGCCAGCGAGACGCAGAAAGCGCGGACCGGGTTCAGCCTCGTGATGCCGGTCCCGACCATGGCGACCAATCGCCGCCCGAATAGAAGCGTACCCAGGGCGATCGCCAGCCCCGCCATCAACAGCACCAATAGTGGGACCTGCAAGCTATCGCCCGCGCCTCCCATCGGAAGGATCACCGACAAGGGACCGGCAACATTGCCAACATCATTGGCACCATGCGCGAAAGCCATGATAACCACCGCCGCCAACAAGGGTGGGCGGAACAGATGCTTCATGCGCGGCTTTTCCTGATCCCCGGAAAATTCGGCCCTGAGACGCAATCGCATCGTCCAACCCGCCGGCAAGGCGACCAGCAATGCGGCCAGAACAAGCGGCAACGGCCAGACACCCAAGCGGCGGGTGATCAACAATGCCAGATAAGCCAGGAACAGTCCCGCCATCGCTCCGATCAACACGGGAAGCCAGCGCTGTGCAGCCGTCGCGCGATCGGAAGCTTCGCGCACATAGATCGTGACAAAGGCAAGAATCGCGGCAGCCAGAGCCCCGGCCATCAGGGGCGAGATGATCCAGGCCGAAGCGATGGAGAGCAAGGTATTCCAATGCACCGACGCAAATCCAAGCGCCGCCATACTGGCCCCCGCAATGGCCCCGACAATGGAATGCGAGGTACTGACAGGCAGTCCGGCCCCGCTTGCAAGCGTGATCCAACTGGCAGCACCGATGAGGGCTGCCAGCATCAGCATCTGCTCCTGCTCCGCCGATGCAAGAAACCCGGCCTCGAAAATACCGCCTGCCAAACGGTGGGTGACGGCTCCACCGGCCAGGCTGGCCCCGGCGATCTCGGCCAGTGCCACAAGCACAAGCCCCGGCAGCAGACCGATGGCCCCCGCGCCCACGGCCGGCCCCAACGAGTTCGCCACGTCGTTCGATCCGATCGCAAGACCCAGCCAGCAGGCGACAATCAACCCCGCTCCCATGCCGACGAAGCCCGGATCGTGCCCCATCACCCCCATCGACAGGATCAGCACCGCAACGCATAGCAAGATCGCAAGCCCCAAGCGCAGCACTGGCCGAAACGCATGGACCTGCGCCGTCTCGACATGGGTAATCCGACCCAGATCCTTGTCGAGGATATGAAAGCCGCGCTTGCCAAGCCTCATATCGATGCCCCTCCTCCGGTGCCCGTGCCCTAGCCCCGCATCCGGGACAGGCCCTGCAAAATCTTTTTCAAACCGGGTTCGGCAACCATAGGCTCCGCCTCTTCAGGA
This region of Paracoccus saliphilus genomic DNA includes:
- the pncB gene encoding nicotinate phosphoribosyltransferase — its product is MVDIATRVYNHKWKIDPIVRSLIDNDFYKLLMCQSVFRNRPDTNVTFSLINRSKSIRLAEIIDEGELREQLDHVRGLSLTRGESTWLRGNTFYGKRQMFRPDFMSFLEGLQLPPYQLEKRDGQYELTFEGSWPEVMLWEIPALAILMELRSRAALKDFGRFELQVLYARAMTRVWEKIEALRELPDLLIADFGTRRRHSFLWQDWCVQAMIEGLGNRFTGTSNCRIAMHRDIEAIGTNAHELPMVYAALAKDDDTLRRAPYDVLADWHEEHDGNLRIILPDTYGSAGFLKHAPDWLAGWTGIRIDSGDPATGAEAAIRWWQERGEDPRKKLVIFSDGLDVAKIIELHKQFHGRVKVSFGWGTLLTNDFRGLVPGDGLAPFSLVCKAVAANGQSTVKLSDNPAKAMGPAGEVERYKRVFDLGDQVAEKVIV
- a CDS encoding inorganic phosphate transporter, with the translated sequence MRLGKRGFHILDKDLGRITHVETAQVHAFRPVLRLGLAILLCVAVLILSMGVMGHDPGFVGMGAGLIVACWLGLAIGSNDVANSLGPAVGAGAIGLLPGLVLVALAEIAGASLAGGAVTHRLAGGIFEAGFLASAEQEQMLMLAALIGAASWITLASGAGLPVSTSHSIVGAIAGASMAALGFASVHWNTLLSIASAWIISPLMAGALAAAILAFVTIYVREASDRATAAQRWLPVLIGAMAGLFLAYLALLITRRLGVWPLPLVLAALLVALPAGWTMRLRLRAEFSGDQEKPRMKHLFRPPLLAAVVIMAFAHGANDVGNVAGPLSVILPMGGAGDSLQVPLLVLLMAGLAIALGTLLFGRRLVAMVGTGITRLNPVRAFCVSLATAATVLVASGAGLPVSTTHVAVGGIFGVGFVREWLDRRRNRNREALPAEETRRRLLIRRSHVATITAAWIVTVPMTAFLGAVSYLLIRLATGM